The Alligator mississippiensis isolate rAllMis1 chromosome 11, rAllMis1, whole genome shotgun sequence genomic interval AGACTCAGTTGCTCCTCAGTTTGATTCTAAGCCAGCAAGGGGACTGGGCTCTCATGAGGtctctgcccatgggtactgtcccactggggcctgggctgagACACTCGGTTCTCTTCCCACAAATCTCAGACAGCACAGATTTCAACTACTACAGAGGCCAGCTCACTCCCAAGCACCAGGGAGGGGCTTATTCAGTGCTgcttgtagtagtatgggtgtgtgtgtgtgtgggggggggggggatgttttaCACAATAGCCACCAGGAAGGACCTCCCTACCTACATCATCCCTGCTGCAGTCCACCCCAGGGgaaccagcccctggggcagtcCCAGACCCTGCAGAGACTGTGTGTAGGGGGAGGACTGCTGCTAAcccttccctgctctggctgTCTCTCCGGTGGTTGTTACACTAGagcctccacccagccctgctgagagcagggtgggaaaggccctgccctgccccaggctgcacaggctgCTGCACTCAGGGAAGTGAAACCCATTTGTATCTGCTCTTCCCCAGGAGCAgaggagccatggctgcaggagACCTGGCAGGGAAATTCCAGGAGGAAGTGACTTGCTCCGTGTGTCTGGACTATTTTATGGATCCAGTGACTCTTGGCTGTGGGCACAACTTCTGCCGTGGCTGCATCAGCCAgtgctgtggggagctggagccaaatgtctcctgcccccagtgcagggaAACGGCCCTACAGAGAAACCTCCGGCCCAACAGGCAGCTGGGCAATGTGGTGGAATTAGTGAAACAGCTGAGGCTGCAGGCGGGGAGGGAGCCAGAGGGGCAGCGTGTGTGTGAGAGGCACCAGGAGGCTCTGAAGCTCTTTTGTGAGGAGAATGAAGCCCCCATCTCCCTGGTGTGTGATAGATCCCGGGTGCACAGAGATCACACTGTGGTTCCAGTGGAGGAAGCTGTCCAGGACTGCAAGGTAGGGAACAGCTGTCCCTGGCCTGGGAGTCAAAGCTTCACCTTCTCTTCAGTCAGGCAACCCTGTATGCGTCTGATCAGCCTGGTCTAGAGGTGGGAATGGCTGAGAATCGGGCCCAGGCACATGGCTGGAGACAGTGATTGTGGGGAGGGACTGGGAATGTCCAGCCTCTCTGGCCTCAGTTTCCTTGGAGCTGGAGGTGATCGCTCTGGGGCTCAGAGCTGTGGGCAGTGATCACACAGCCTCACTCTGTGCAGGGAGGGTTTTATTGCTGGACACAAACCGAGGACCCCAAACCAGGCACCAGATCTATGTTCTGTATTTACAGAAGCAGATCTGGAGCAACCTGGAGTCCctgaaggagaagagagagatgcTGCAGGGCCTGAAATGTGCATGGGAGCAGGAGAGTGAAAGACTCCTGGTATGTGCcaggccagggacagcagcagtagcagcagggcgGGGGTCTCTATGTCTGTACAATTGGGAGGGTCAGAGAGATTTTCAGGGCTGATGCACTGAAAGCATTTGGGCTGAGGTGAATGCTGCAGGGCCAGCTCCACTCTCACTTCCATGGTGTAAACCAGGGGTGATGGCACTGGAACCAGGATGATTTTGAGTGTTTAGGCATTGGCAAGGACAGCAGCATCTGCCCagttgctgggcaggcagcagggtgggtcAGTGTAACTGCAGCCCATGTACTGGTTTCAATGAGGTTGGGGTGGGGTCTTTGAAGATTTCTGCTGGTAATGGGGCCAGGCCTGGAAGTAGTCTCTGGGCATCTCTCCGGTGGTTACATAGGGTCCTTGCCTGAGGGAAGACTTAATGAGGATTCATGGATGAGTTGGGGCAGTGCTGCTTTGTCAGGGTCCTGCCTTGCAGAGCCCTAGCACTTGGGTCTCCACTGCAGCCAGAGAGCTCCTCTCACAGATGTGCAGGGGTCATGTCCCCCAGAACCACCCTTAGCTGGGCCCTGGGGGGCTGCAATGaggcactctgggtaacctggagAAGACTTGGTGCCATCTCCCCTAACCCTGTGCTACCCTTGCCCTGACCtgcccctgtgcctccctgctCATCCCAGAGGCAGACGGCCCTGGAGAGGCAGCTGCTGGTGTTCCAGTGCAAGGGGGTGCGGCAAGTCCTGGAGAAACATGAGCACATCCTGCTGGCCCGGCTCAGAGACCTGGACACAGAGATtgtgaggaggagggaagaaaatgTTGCCCGCCTGTGCAAGGAGACCGCTTGCCTGAGCACCCTGATCATGGAGCTGGAGGGGAAGTGTCAACAGCAGGTGAGACTAGGTCAGACATACCCCAGCGCCCAGACCAGATAGGTGATGGCCTCTGAGTTCCAGGCAGCTCTTAGGTTGATGCAGGGTAGGAGGTGCGTAAGAGTGTGTGCATGGTCTCAGGACTTTAGCTGCAGGAAGAGAGGGGCTGGGTAGCAGGGGAAACAAGGGAGGGGATGAAGTGCTAGTCCTGATCTTACCCTAGTCCTAGGGCCCAGTGCAGAGGGACATCCATCCCTGCAGAAAGCAGGTGTGAGAGGGGTTGTGCTCCTCATAGCACAACGAAGGGCTGAGGTGGGCTGTGACAGTGACTCTCTGTTCTGTTTCTCATCCCCTCCAGGATATCAGCAGCTCTGTGAGCAGGTACATTTTGGTTTCAGCTCTCCCCTTACATCCCATTGGCCAAGACTAGGCTGCAGCCTCAGCCACCAGCTCCCACCTGTGGTGCAGTCTGTGCTCTGGATCCAGCTTCTTCCATCCttgtggccctggggctgctgctgccaccctgtgaCCCAGCCTGGGCAGGAGATTCCCCACAGCTCTGGGCTGAATAAGCCCTTCCCTGGGGTCTGGTTTTGAGCTGGCCTCTGTAGTGgctgaggggtttgtggggagaaaATAAAGTGTGTCATCCCATCCCCAGGGGGACAGAGTCCATGGGCAGAGAGCTTACCAGGGACCAGGCCCCTTGGTGGCTAGAAATGAAActgaggagcagctggacctggagAATGGGCCCCTTAGTCCCAGGAGCAGCCACTCCCTATCCCAGAGGGGCCTGTGGTCAGGCCACATGTTGAGGGCAGTGTTGGCGGTGCCTTTTCActgggggtgcaccgccatgctcagggggtgcatgtccacttgcaccccctatgcattgccaatgtgtGAGCTGTGACTGCACAAGAAGGTTTCCTGTTAAGATCTGCTTGAATAGCTCTACTTGAAATCTTATGAGTACAAATGTCACCTCCAAGTGCCTGGGGCTGGAAGCCAGCAGGCTGTGTACACCCCAACTTTCCTGTCAGACAGTGTCTGCTCTGTGTCCCCAGCCCCCAATAATTTCCCCTTGTGGTCTTGAAGATGTGGGAGCTTCTGGCTGAGGATTGAGAATAATAATTTCTTGTGTGTCTCTGTAGGGGTGAGATAATGTCTCTGCATCCAGCCCGCAAGTTCCCCGAGCTGGCGAAGAGAATCCGTGATTTCCGTGGAGAGAACAAGCTGCAGGAGGCTCTGACGAGATCCCTGGGTAAGGGCTGCTTCCAGGGACTCTGTCTCATTGCACTGGTAtacaggcaggggaagggggagagggtcCTGCAGGGGAATCTGTGCAGCTGAGTTATTGGAGCTCTCGTGTTACTGTTCCCAAAGGACCAGAGCTGGTGTCAGTGGCCTGTGCTCCAGCCCAGAGTAGCCCAAAACCTGGGGAAGGGCTGCTCTTGCTGTATACAAGTGCCCTGTGTTTCACTCTGGGGTTTGCTGCTCTACACTTAGGTCCTGCCACTCGGGGCTGGGACTCTGGAGCAAGAGGCCCCAGTCTGAATAGAGACACACAGGGAGGGAGCCAGGGGTTCACTTCCAAGAGGCATTTGTGCTGGTGCATGAGTCCCAGCCCTGGATTACCAGCaacacctgccagcaggggcctggggagAGCTGAAGTGAATTCCCAGAGCAACCCAAGCAAGTCCTCATGGGGAGGGTTTGGCTGGATTGCGGAGCTCCAGAAGAGCTGGTCTGAGAGGACAGGGCCATTTGCTGCCTAGTCCTCCCTTTCTGCATGCAGGAGGTCAAAGGGAgtgtgctgtccccagcacctGACCTGTGACAACACCCAGCTATGAGGGGGAAGAGCCCCCCACCAGTGCATCCCTCTGGGGCAGAAGGGTGGGCGGGGGATTCCTTGTGGAGGTTTTGGCTGCTTGGATGTGACATATTACCACAGATGGATTCTGGGCCAGATGTTTAGTGCCCTGGACATTCAGAGAGGAAGTTTGATGGATCCCAGCTGATCCCCTTGGACACTGGCAACTCCTCTGTTAGTCCCCATGCTCACCAGTTCtctagaggaggaggaggcccctGAGATTCCTTACCACTGCCAGTGTTAAATCAGGACCATGATGGAGACTAATACCTgactttttctctttccttgcagAGCGACTGGATGCAGAGAGTGGTGAGAGTCCTGTGGAAACACTTTAGGGGAGGGAGCAGTGTCCACTGGACGGCTGCTCCTGTGTATAGGGAAGCTCTGGGCTGAGCAGTGTGAAGTGATCTCCAGAGGACAGAaaccattgggggggggggggggtctggacATGTGACAAGGACATGGGTCAAAACAGCCGAGGGAAATTTGGACCATTCTCATGATCACCCACAGTGAGGcaatgcagagctgggggaggaggcccATGGGTGGGCCTggtgagagctgctgctgcactgtcAGGCCTGTGCAAGTCACTGTGAAATGACAACAGTCGGACACACAAGCACCCAAACACATGGAAGGGCCAAGCGTGGGCTGCTGGGAAAGAAGGGTTCAGAACTGCATCCCCAAATATCAGTGCATGGAGAAGTGACATCTTAATAGTGACACCAATCCCCCTTGATGCCCCCAACATGATTCTAGGATGTTCCCACCCAAAGAGGACCATGGTCCTGGTAGGATTGGGTTGCTGAGAGGACCCTCCCTTAGGGATGTCCTCAGTTGTGGGTGTTTCAGttctgccctggctgctgcagggtcaCGGGGGCCAAATGATTTATCCCTGACTCCTCACTTGCCCCAATTCCCAGGCAGGCTCAGGAGTTTGGCTGGGTGGGGATAGCAGAGTTTGACCCAGTCTCTTTGAACTGGGTCCTGCTGCGGCGACTCTGCTGTGTGAATTCTCACCCTGCTCTCTGCTGGTTGATTCCAGGATTCAGAAGAGTCCGAGCACATGCAGGTGAGTGACCTGTCCTCATATCAGTGACCCCAGTCTTCTTCTCTTGGACACCTTTGTTCCCTTCagccacttcttccaccattgggATGCCCCAAAAATGAGCTTTGTTGCTGTGATCAGAAAGAATCActgcatccctgctgccttctcccctcaCTGTCCCCAGCCCAGCACAATCTATGCCTGCTGGACCCTGGGCAGGGTTGGTCTCTAGGCTATGTCATTCCTCAGGGTGTGTTGGGATCCAGAGTCCATCACCTTGATGCCA includes:
- the LOC102569854 gene encoding zinc finger protein RFP, giving the protein MAAGDLAGKFQEEVTCSVCLDYFMDPVTLGCGHNFCRGCISQCCGELEPNVSCPQCRETALQRNLRPNRQLGNVVELVKQLRLQAGREPEGQRVCERHQEALKLFCEENEAPISLVCDRSRVHRDHTVVPVEEAVQDCKKQIWSNLESLKEKREMLQGLKCAWEQESERLLRQTALERQLLVFQCKGVRQVLEKHEHILLARLRDLDTEIVRRREENVARLCKETACLSTLIMELEGKCQQQDISSSVSRGEIMSLHPARKFPELAKRIRDFRGENKLQEALTRSLERLDAESGFRRVRAHAVDVTLDPGTAHPNLILSEDRKRVRVGDRRQHLLDNPERFNTSISVLGLEGFTGGRHYWEVEVGDKTSWDLGVCRESVRRKGKVTLTPGKGYWALCLRDGEYKACISPLIPLPVRVCPRRVGVFLDYEAGEVSFYNVTDRSHLFTFIHTFSRTLRPFFSPCVNARGTNATPLILCSVPAQT